In a single window of the Candidatus Acetothermia bacterium genome:
- a CDS encoding GYD domain-containing protein, which translates to MQTYVLLTRLTDEGAKTIKEKPERILEVNREIEALGAKVIHQYATLGQYDFVTIIEATGAMAVARVAVELGARGTVKIETLSALSIDDFVARIQQK; encoded by the coding sequence ATGCAGACCTACGTGCTTCTGACCAGGCTTACGGACGAAGGGGCGAAGACGATCAAGGAGAAGCCGGAGCGGATCCTCGAGGTCAACCGGGAGATCGAGGCCCTGGGGGCGAAGGTCATCCACCAGTACGCCACGCTCGGGCAGTACGACTTCGTCACGATCATCGAGGCCACCGGCGCGATGGCCGTGGCCCGCGTGGCCGTGGAGCTGGGCGCGCGAGGAACGGTGAAGATCGAGACGCTGAGCGCCCTGTCCATTGACGATTTCGTCGCC